The DNA region AATAAGAACTAACAACTAAGGCAAAATTTGAAATAAAGTTAGATAAACCTGCTTTAAAAAAAGCAGTAATATTGGATCATTTAATTTTTACAACATCTTGTCATTTAAATTGTGAATAACTACTTTTTGAACAAAAGACAATAATGAAACCAACAATAATTTGTCATAATCAGGCAACAACTGTTCCTAACATTGCTCCTTCCATTTTTAAATGGCAAACCTTCATAAAGAAAATTCCAGCCCCCATATTAACGAAAACAGAAACTGTAATCAACAACAACACATAATTAGTTCGCCCTTCATTACGAAGTAAAGAAACAAAATAATAACTTAAAAACATTAAAGGTGTTGTTAACAACATTGGATATGAGTATTCTCATGCTAAATGATTAGTAATATTGTTGTACATTCCTCCCATTTGACTTGTGATAAAAACAGCATGTCAAGGTGGAAAAATTAAACAAAACATTAATAACGAACTAACAATTGAAAATAAAATAGTACAAGAAAAACCATTTCCAGCAATTTCACGCATTTGCAAAAGATCTCGACGACCATAAGCTAATGAAAAATTAATAGCACAACCCATCCCGGTAATTAGGGAAAACGATCACAACAAACTATAAATTTGTGTGGTGTATTGTGTTGCAACATTAATAAAAGCTTGCATATCTTTTAAGGGGATGCTTGTAACATTGTGCTTTGTAATTAAATTATATTGCTGAATATACCAAGGATCTTGACGCAAATCAAGGGCAGCAAATTGGAGGGCTAATTCTTTGTCAATAATATTATAAAAACCTTGAATAAGCATTATTAAAACAGTTGGAATTGAAAAATAGGCAATTGCTAGTCATGGTTTAGCATACCGTAACTTTTGTTCACGAATTGTTAAATCGACTGTCTTCATCTTTTTTCCTCCTTTCCGTTTAAGTTAAAATAAAAGATAATAATAAAAACAATGAAACTTTATTATTACCTTTTAGTTTAAGATTTAAATTTGAAATAGATTTTTGGATTAAGATTATAAATATTCTAGTTGTTAGAAAGTTTTAACTATGGTAACTAAAAGGGTCAATTACCAATAAGGTATCTGGTTCTTCTCGCGTTCCTAATTTGGAATCCAAATCATAATAACTATTATTTGCCATTTTAATTCAATCAATAATATCTTTTATTTCTGCTAATTCTTCATAAAAATCAATAATAAATCAATCATAAAATTTATAAGTTACTAAATCATGTTGCTCTTTTGCATTATTTGCTAATTTAGTAGTTAGATTACTAAAATACTGACGATATTTTTGGTAATGTTCCATTAGCATTAATAACGAATCACATTGTTTATTTTCATTATCTATTTTAATATTATTAATACAATAAGTCCCATCACAATCAGCAATAAAATTAATAATTCGACGTTGATGTAAAATTTCATCTTGTGCTTGAACTTTAAAATAATGCGCAAAACCAGGAAAACCTAACCGATTGGCTTCATCGCTTAAATTAAAACATTGTAATTGCATTTTAATATGTTCGGTTAAATATTCTTGTAAATCATTATTACTATTTTGGTTTAATAATTTGGTCATTTCTTCACCTCCTTTTATTTATAAATATTATAATTAAATAAAATTAAAAAGCAAGGTTATTTATACCAATTATAAATAATTATCTTAACACCGCTGTTGCTCATCAGTTAACCTTTCTTCATCATCGATGAAAAAGTCATGTTCTAACTGGGTTAAGATTTGTAACACCGTTTGATAATCTTTTGCATTATTTTTTTGATGATAATATTTTAGATAACGTAATAAAATCTGATAAATGTGTTCATAAACAAGTTTTGATTGACTAATTACTTGAAAATTTTGTTCAATTTTAGCTTGCTGTTCTGGAAAACATAATATGCGTTTACAATATTTCACGCGATAATAAGTAAAATACCAAATTGTAACAAAACTAATTGCTGTTCCAATAAAGATAAACTCAATAAGACCAGAAATTAAAGCACTTTGATAAGTCGCTTTGGTTGCCGTTAAAATATTATTAATTAAAGTATAATAATGTCAAATTAAAACAAAAAACAAAATTAACATTGTAATTGGTACCACAATTCATTCTCATATTTTTAACTTCATTTGTTTTGTTATTCCTAATTTAATCGCAACAGCAAACATCATTGCATAAATAAAAATCGTGATTGCAGAAGAAGCTGCTATTAATGAGGCTCCAGTAAAGGGTTCATGATAAGTTAATGATTGTGCAATCGTACACATAAAACCATATTCTCTTGTTAAGTTAATTCCCTTGATTAGATCTGGAATAATTAATCAAATAAATAAACTAAGAATTGTTAAACTCATATGTAATAAAGAAGCTTTCGTAGAAATATTATCATGATTTAATTTTTGAAACCGATCAGGAAGAAACCCCTCATAAGCTAATGGTTGCAACGAGGTTCCCCCATATAAACTATCTTGCATAATTAAATTAATCTTTAATGTAATTACGAACATAATCATCATAATCGTGCCCCCATAAACAGCAAATTTATTATGAAAACTATTTCAAGTTCCCATATTCATATTTTGCACAAAGTGATTAAAAGCAGCAAAGAAAATAATGGCAATAATTAAATGCGATAGAACATTAATAATTAAAACAATAATAACTCCGATCCCAATGTTTTTACGCGCTGACGCAATATTACGACCAGCAGTTGTAAAAACTTCAAAGCCCGTAAAAAAATAAAAACATGAATTAAAGGCTTTAACAAAACCATTTAAATTTAAATGACTATTAGTACTTCAATATTTGAAATTATCATGGCCATTTTGAAAAGCTAAATAAAGTCCTGCCAAAATTAAAACACTTGCTGCAATTAATTTTAAACTAGCTGTTAAATCATTTAAGCGTTTATATAATTTCATCCCGCCAAAAATAACAAAGGAAAAAAATAAATAAATAACAATTCCAATTAGATCCATCCATAAATCACCAAAAGCACCAAAATTAAAAGCATATCAGGGAATGACAAGATGATGGTGTTGATCATAACCAGCGACCCATGGCGCACTAAAAGTTCCGCGTAATAACATCATAATTTGAAATGTAATTAAAAATGGTAATGTTATGTATTGCATAAAGGCAACAAAAATTCCTCAAAAACGTCCAAAACTAGTGCGCACAAAAATATAAATACCACCATTATTATAACTATGATGAATTCATGCTAACCGCGAACAAATATGCGCACAAACCCCAACAATAAGTCCTTCTAAAACAATGATTCATAAAACATTAATCCCAATTGCATTGGGAGCATCTAAATTTGATAATGTCGCAAAAGTTCCAACAAAAGTAATGCTGACAACATAGTTACAACCAAGTCAAATAAAATAAGATAAACCAAATTTATTATGCGTATTATTCTTCTTAAGCATTTGACACCTCCTTTCTTATTTATAAAGATTATAAATAGTTAACAAAAAAAAGCAACCATATTAAGCAAATAGTTGCAATAAAATTTAACATAGTAACTAAAAAATGATCTGAAAGAATTAATTATCAATTCAGATCAAAACTTATAATATCCTGTTTTTAAAGATTCATAATTATATCAAAAATAACAAAAATTCTTCTTAATTATAATTAACGACAAAATTCTTGAATTCGTTGACTTGGTTTTGTTTTAAAAGCGCCAACAACTTTACAAATTAACTCGTCCTTCCAATTTAAATTTTTTAATGGCATTTCTAGTAAAATTTCGCGAAAAGACTGATTGTTTTTAACCCCATTTTCTGTAAAATTCGCACTACCTGACCAAAAAGCTAACAATTCATTTTGAGCATTATATCAAGCATATAGTTTGGTATGTGTTTTTGCTGTTGTGTTTTTAATAAGACCTTGATCATCTTCAATACTTCCTCGTGGATGTTCACGAATGATATTTAATCGATTACTATACTTTTCATCGGCAATCATTTGTTTTTCCAAAATTGGTTTAAAACCAACCGGGCTATTTCCAACAAAAACATCTAAATTAATATTGTCCGCTGCTGTTTGATCTAAATATTCTTTAATAACTTCAGTTCCCCCATCACCAGATAAAATTAATAACCCCTTTGCCCCTTTTAACTTGGGATTCTGTTGATGCAGATTAACAATATCATTAAATTGTGATTTTACTTTAATAGCATTTTGCCCAGATTGATAAGTTTCTTTTTTATCAATATCAAATCCGGCACAATTTGCTTGATAAATTTGACTAAGTCGGGTTGTCTTTGTCTGTTGTGTTGCATTAATTCCGCCACAAAAAAGATCACGGCCAATCCCTTCATAATTAGTAACATCATATAAAACTTCCTTATATGAAGGTGCATTTAATAATGCGTTGTTAGAAAAATTACCACTCCCAGTTAATGCCCGAATCATTTCCTTCTTATCATTAAATCAAAAATATGATTTCATATGTGATAACTCCATCGCTTTATCAATAACATTCGCATATTTTGTTACATCCCCTTTTAAAAATTGCTGATTATACTTCGCAACTTTTTCCTCTTCATCAGGAGCGTGCCCAGTACTTTTATAACTACGAATAATATCAACAGAAAACTTGCCCTTAACATTTTCCATTAAATATTTTTCAACAATTGAAGTTCCAACAAAACCATTAATAAAAACAGCATGCGCCGTATCAGCTGGAGTTGCTGTAATCATATCCCATAATTTTGTTTTTTCCGCTGAAAAAGCAACATTATCATGGCCACTAACTCTTAACCCAAAAATCAGTCCTAAACTTAATCCTAATACTGCTAATAAACCGGCACTAATTCAACC from Spiroplasma sp. NBRC 100390 includes:
- a CDS encoding restriction endonuclease PLD domain-containing protein, coding for MRKNIKKQGKIIGWISAGLLAVLGLSLGLIFGLRVSGHDNVAFSAEKTKLWDMITATPADTAHAVFINGFVGTSIVEKYLMENVKGKFSVDIIRSYKSTGHAPDEEEKVAKYNQQFLKGDVTKYANVIDKAMELSHMKSYFWFNDKKEMIRALTGSGNFSNNALLNAPSYKEVLYDVTNYEGIGRDLFCGGINATQQTKTTRLSQIYQANCAGFDIDKKETYQSGQNAIKVKSQFNDIVNLHQQNPKLKGAKGLLILSGDGGTEVIKEYLDQTAADNINLDVFVGNSPVGFKPILEKQMIADEKYSNRLNIIREHPRGSIEDDQGLIKNTTAKTHTKLYAWYNAQNELLAFWSGSANFTENGVKNNQSFREILLEMPLKNLNWKDELICKVVGAFKTKPSQRIQEFCR
- a CDS encoding amino acid permease — its product is MLKKNNTHNKFGLSYFIWLGCNYVVSITFVGTFATLSNLDAPNAIGINVLWIIVLEGLIVGVCAHICSRLAWIHHSYNNGGIYIFVRTSFGRFWGIFVAFMQYITLPFLITFQIMMLLRGTFSAPWVAGYDQHHHLVIPWYAFNFGAFGDLWMDLIGIVIYLFFSFVIFGGMKLYKRLNDLTASLKLIAASVLILAGLYLAFQNGHDNFKYWSTNSHLNLNGFVKAFNSCFYFFTGFEVFTTAGRNIASARKNIGIGVIIVLIINVLSHLIIAIIFFAAFNHFVQNMNMGTWNSFHNKFAVYGGTIMMIMFVITLKINLIMQDSLYGGTSLQPLAYEGFLPDRFQKLNHDNISTKASLLHMSLTILSLFIWLIIPDLIKGINLTREYGFMCTIAQSLTYHEPFTGASLIAASSAITIFIYAMMFAVAIKLGITKQMKLKIWEWIVVPITMLILFFVLIWHYYTLINNILTATKATYQSALISGLIEFIFIGTAISFVTIWYFTYYRVKYCKRILCFPEQQAKIEQNFQVISQSKLVYEHIYQILLRYLKYYHQKNNAKDYQTVLQILTQLEHDFFIDDEERLTDEQQRC
- a CDS encoding ferritin-like domain-containing protein, yielding MTKLLNQNSNNDLQEYLTEHIKMQLQCFNLSDEANRLGFPGFAHYFKVQAQDEILHQRRIINFIADCDGTYCINNIKIDNENKQCDSLLMLMEHYQKYRQYFSNLTTKLANNAKEQHDLVTYKFYDWFIIDFYEELAEIKDIIDWIKMANNSYYDLDSKLGTREEPDTLLVIDPFSYHS
- a CDS encoding MATE family efflux transporter; amino-acid sequence: MKTVDLTIREQKLRYAKPWLAIAYFSIPTVLIMLIQGFYNIIDKELALQFAALDLRQDPWYIQQYNLITKHNVTSIPLKDMQAFINVATQYTTQIYSLLWSFSLITGMGCAINFSLAYGRRDLLQMREIAGNGFSCTILFSIVSSLLMFCLIFPPWHAVFITSQMGGMYNNITNHLAWEYSYPMLLTTPLMFLSYYFVSLLRNEGRTNYVLLLITVSVFVNMGAGIFFMKVCHLKMEGAMLGTVVAWLWQIIVGFIIVFCSKSSYSQFKWQDVVKIKWSNITAFFKAGLSNFISNFALVVSSYLSTVLVVLLPNQEQYNGVSVLQELLSALNPWITLILSAGIGLTQGARTVIVYNYGAQKYHRIWQVLKITSYLLIIWFCLMLLLVIIFNREMMLMFAFPIQYVEKYKWWLVLCVCSYPFCATTFICFTLYQGINKTTLASVTTSFRAIFIAIPMICLGYGVSIWFNNSIYYFIFMGAIDFVSSLCLIPFLCYSWKKYHLQLIDHPDNFIPNVLKIKVQK